A stretch of Microbulbifer bruguierae DNA encodes these proteins:
- a CDS encoding F0F1 ATP synthase subunit epsilon: MAMTVHCDIVSAEESLFSGLVKMVIVSGVEGELGISYGHAQLLTALKPGPVRIIMDNGDEEVLFLSGGYAEIQPNMVTILADIAEREIDEEAAKKAREEAEHALRSAPADIDYVRISAQLAEAEARLRTLQAIRKAAGK; the protein is encoded by the coding sequence ATGGCTATGACAGTACATTGCGACATCGTTAGCGCAGAGGAATCCCTCTTCTCCGGTCTGGTGAAGATGGTGATCGTCAGCGGCGTCGAAGGGGAACTGGGTATCTCCTACGGTCACGCGCAGCTGCTCACCGCCCTCAAGCCCGGTCCGGTACGCATCATCATGGACAATGGTGATGAAGAGGTGCTGTTCCTGAGCGGTGGCTATGCCGAAATCCAGCCGAATATGGTGACCATCCTCGCCGACATCGCCGAGCGCGAAATCGACGAAGAAGCAGCCAAGAAGGCGCGCGAAGAGGCGGAACACGCCCTGCGCAGCGCCCCGGCGGATATCGACTATGTCCGTATCTCCGCGCAACTGGCCGAAGCCGAAGCGCGCCTGCGTACCCTGCAGGCGATCCGCAAGGCCGCAGGCAAGTAA
- a CDS encoding patatin-like phospholipase family protein — MNKMTGSNGEPCIGLALGSGAAKGFAHIGVLKELDEMGIRPQVIAGTSMGAFVGAAYSAGCLDKLERWVRQLDNWKVFSLLDINWTLNGGVIGGIKPFRAFFEGFDYENIEDLPLPFTAVATDLHSGQEIWLQEGNLQDAVSASCSIPGLLSPKSLAGRWLVDGAVVNPVPVDVCRAMGATVVIAVDVTEDGRPKIDREHGEVKRVVSQRSTYTQQSELERESEEIAETASGDKLDPSANLPRPPVKENAEDRAPPGVSGFSRLMEQGMEQLNQIRSRRDHKSTPPGMFDTMRKAMEVLERRHKRTRMMGSPPDVLIMPKVGAISGTDYAHAAQAIEAGQIETRRLRTWIEDMIERA, encoded by the coding sequence ATGAATAAAATGACAGGCAGTAACGGCGAACCCTGTATCGGCCTGGCTCTCGGCAGTGGCGCGGCCAAGGGGTTTGCGCATATCGGGGTGCTGAAGGAACTCGACGAAATGGGCATTCGCCCCCAGGTCATCGCGGGCACATCGATGGGCGCGTTTGTCGGCGCGGCATACTCCGCCGGTTGCCTGGATAAACTCGAACGCTGGGTGCGCCAGCTGGACAACTGGAAAGTGTTCTCCCTGCTGGATATCAACTGGACCTTGAACGGTGGGGTTATCGGCGGTATCAAACCCTTTCGGGCATTTTTCGAAGGGTTTGATTACGAGAATATCGAGGATCTCCCCCTGCCTTTTACTGCTGTCGCCACGGATCTGCACAGTGGCCAGGAAATATGGTTACAGGAGGGCAACTTGCAGGATGCGGTCAGCGCTTCCTGCTCAATTCCCGGTCTGCTCTCTCCCAAGTCCCTCGCCGGGCGCTGGCTGGTCGATGGGGCGGTGGTAAACCCGGTGCCCGTGGATGTGTGCCGCGCCATGGGCGCCACGGTGGTGATTGCCGTGGACGTCACCGAAGATGGCCGTCCGAAAATTGATCGCGAACACGGCGAGGTCAAGCGGGTCGTCAGTCAGCGCTCCACCTATACCCAGCAATCGGAGCTGGAGCGGGAGAGTGAGGAAATTGCTGAGACGGCGAGCGGGGATAAACTGGATCCGTCTGCCAATCTCCCCCGGCCACCGGTAAAAGAAAATGCGGAAGACCGCGCCCCGCCGGGCGTATCCGGTTTCAGCCGCCTGATGGAACAGGGCATGGAACAACTGAACCAGATCCGTTCCCGCCGCGATCACAAGAGCACCCCTCCCGGTATGTTCGACACCATGCGCAAGGCCATGGAAGTACTTGAGCGCCGCCACAAACGTACCCGCATGATGGGGTCACCGCCGGACGTACTGATCATGCCCAAGGTGGGCGCCATCAGCGGCACCGATTACGCTCACGCCGCGCAAGCCATCGAAGCCGGCCAGATAGAAACCCGCCGGCTGCGGACCTGGATCGAGGATATGATTGAACGTGCGTGA